In a genomic window of Chrysemys picta bellii isolate R12L10 chromosome 1, ASM1138683v2, whole genome shotgun sequence:
- the LOC135973404 gene encoding uncharacterized protein LOC135973404, protein MESQDRKRAPAWTEQEVRDLLTIWGDEAVIAELRSSKRNGKVLEKISKAMKDRGHNRDTQQCRVKIKELRQAYHKAREANGRSGAEPQTCRYYAELHAILGGAATTTPTVCYDSLTGETHREDGSGNEEDEYGGTVGSSQQQGSGETGFHNSQDMFVTLDLEPVTPELTQDPQGTQETSAANVSPSQRLVNIRKRKRRTRDDMFTELQMSSHADRAQQNAWRQSMSEMRKAQYEREERWRAEWRDEKSKWRAEDDRWRQLADRRQESMLRLLEHQTDMLERMVELQERQQEQRPPLQPLCNQQPSSPSSIASSPRRPRTWWGGLRPPSHSTPDDRPSIRRLAFNKS, encoded by the exons atggagtcccaggatcgcaaaagagctccagcatggaccgaacaggaggtacgggatctgctcaccatatggggagatgaagcagtgatagctgaactccgtagcagtaaaagaaatggaaaagtattagaaaagatctccaaggccatgaaggaccgaggccataacagggacacacagcagtgccgcgtgaaaattaaggagctacggcaagcttaccacaaagccagagaagcaaacggaaggtccggggcagagccgcaaacttgccgctactacgcggagctgcatgcgatcctagggggtgcagccaccactaccccaaccgtgtgctatgactctctcactggagaaacacacagggaagacggttcggggaacgaggaagatgagtatggaggtactgtaggtagctcacagcagcaaggaagcggagaaaccggtttccacaacagccaggatatgtttgtgaccctggacctggaaccagtaacccccgaactcacccaagaccctcagggcacacaggagacctctg ctgcaaatgtttctccttcgcagaggctagtgaacattagaaagagaaaacgtaggacgagggacgatatgttcacggagctgcagatgtcctcccacgctgatagagcacagcagaatgcgtggaggcagtcaatgtcggagatgagaaaagcacaatatgaacgagaggagaggtggcgggctgaatggcgggatgaaaagagcaagtggcgggctgaagacgataggtggcgtcagcttgcagacagacggcaagagtcaatgctccgtctgctggagcatcaaactgatatgctcgagcgtatggttgagctgcaggaaaggcagcaggagcagagaccgccactacagcccctgtgtaaccaacagccctcctccccaagttccatagcctcctcaccaagacgcccaagaacatggtgggggggcctccgtccacccagtcactccaccccagatgatcgcccaagcatcagaaggctggccttcaataagagttaa